The genomic interval GGTACCAGAGACTCCAATATGGCTGCTATCTAAGGGTCGTCAGAAAGACGCTCTGCATTCCCTCTGTCGCCTTCGAGGCTGGGCGAAACCCGAAGACGTCCAAGAGGAGTTTGATCAACTTCTTCAATACAATGACGTAATCCAACAATGTGTTATTTGCACCAAAGAAGACAGATTATCCGTAGAAGATTGCGAACACAAAAACGCGAATGTGTTCAGAAGAATCATGTTCAAATTCAAGCATGTGCTATTAGTTAAGGAAACGATGCGACCTTTTACTTTAGTGATGGCATATTTCCTATTCCACACGATGAGTGGATTGCTACCAGTGAGACCGAACATGGTCAATATTTGTAAAGCTTTAGGAATGAAGTACGACTCCAAAACTATTGTGGTAAgtatttaacagttttttttcaaGTTGTTTTTTACACGAAAATGGTAAATTGACGCttctgcaactgatggtaactGAATTCAGAAAGAATATTAGTTTACGAGCTATCATCGATCCTCaacagtcaatacaattatgccggcctgtccaATAAAAGCTTTGGTAAACATTATTGGTATCGGGAAGAAAAAGGCCTTGACCAAGTGCTGAATGtagatgtaaacaaatataaagacGCCACGCTTGTAAATTTTTACAAACCTCAATATTGTTACCTATGAACGtacaattcataaaaatatacacgtGGCAAATATGAATCAATATTATATGTGCAACTGGTTTTTCTTAAAATAGTCGAGGAGGAAAAAAAATTTTGATCGATAACAAATATGCacgatattattaaagtttttatataaaataaagaatgaaaactttaatattatagtaaagtttttaataaataaagttttaataaagtttttatattaaggcgatacctcaaggtccattatacattttgtttcacctttaatctgggtaactaaacaagtattggcaagtaaagaatttaaattcacgtctagttagtgattaaaaagaaaaacgtaaaataattaataatcatggatatttcggcctttaaaatttaatatgacgaaattttaaaggcagaaatatccatgattattaattatttttacgtttttctttcaactgcgagaactaattactaactagacgtgaatttaaattctttacttgccaatacttgtttagttacccagattaaaggtgaaacaaaatgtatgaaaatggaccttgaggtatcgccttaaataaaaatgttaatattatgtcttgttatgtttaatataattttattataagtaatatttttagaagGTACCAATTCTAACAGGTTTCGTTGGTCATTTCTATTCGTGTAACAACGTAGGTATCTAttgcatttaaataacatactctCAATAATTTAGAGAAGTGTTACCTACCAAAGTTTGAAGAAATAAAAGGGTTATTAGAAGACCATGTTAAAGATCTGCGATATTTTAACAACTCTATGCGGCTTAAAAatgattctaaaataaataatcgctCACAAACGGTAGTAACTTAACATTAGGTCAAATTCTTTAAACCTTGGTCTCTAAAAAACGTGTTATAGTAAATAGAgaccaatataatttaaaaggaGGCGAGATAAAGAGATTATCCATTTTGCATAAATCCTATTATATCTCATTAGACTACTTATTACGTGATTAAAACCTTAATGAATATGGAGGAACCATGTCCGACTTTGCATCTAtcatataatatcaaaaaacaatttaagatCTTGTTTTCAAGTATTGTGCAATAGATCGTCGTAATTTTCGTTTTAGCCAGTAAGATCTAATATGAACCTATGGTCAATGAATTGAGAGGAAACCAGTCAGCCCGCCTTTTATTGATTTGCATAATATGTAGTtccaaaaaaaacatagaagGTTATTTTACGAACATTGTGCAATACCATGTGTTATgaacaaaaagttatttataatgattgcaatgaaattaattaccTCTCTTAATACATGTttactatgtttattttttaagtctcTAATTGGATGATAAAACCTCAAAGTGTATTAAGAATACCTCACGACGCAATTGAATGTAACGAACATCGTCaatcttacattttatttttaaggttacttaatttcaaagacaTATAAGCCTAGAACTTTTTGCTAAATTCGTTAGAAGGAAGGTTTCATATATATTTCGTACCAGGGTATATAGAGCCAACGCCTAGCAGGTTTTAGGTTTGATTATATATCCTGCAACTTGCAAAAAAGGCCAGCACAATAATTGTAACCAGCGAGGAGTGTAGTCTGtcgttaatttatatttgatccACACTttgcttgttattgttttaatttgatctacaataacaaaattacacTACGTAGTCATGTAAAACAAAGAGAGTTGAATGATCAGTAATGTTAATTGCGTTGTAGAGCGGCGAAATTTTTAGAGACGATAATAACTCAAATCTACCTTTAACTTTAAATTCGcataatgttaaattttagttaatataatttaaatttgttgaataTGTAATtggcaagaaataaaaggcttattattattattataatgtacaattgCCAAAACAAAAAACTCTAATCTATTCTCGTTTCAGGTCCTAGTTGGAGCAGTATTCATACTCATGAGCCTCTTATCAGCAGTAATAGTGAAGACGATAGGAAAGAGGAAGTTAATCCTCGGTTCTCTATTCGCCACTGCTTTATGCAGCCTCGGTCTTAGCATTTACGCGAGAACGAGCATATCACCCGACGTGTTTTCATACGAATCGATCACGTTTACTGAAAAGAAAGAAATACTTCCACTGTTCTTGTTTATGGCACTGGTGTGCTTCACTAGTCTTGGGATACCATGGATACTGCTGTCCGAAGTGTTTCCTTTTAGGTAAGaggaaattagtttttttacatttaaagctATTTTCAATTATGTTAATGGACCAtcatttattatagaatattatatttataagatacctACTTTATCCTAGAATTGATCGTAATATATATACGAAATTCAATTTGAGACTTGAtgtctataatttaatttaccttttatattatataatcacaGAATCGAGTTATAGTGTAAGACATATAGATGTcgctattttaaataagtgtCGACAAAGAATACCAATTAGAACTTTcaatattgtagaaaaaaatgttttttctggcctatatatacaaaaagtatttttgattttgtttagaTGAGCGTAGAAAATATAAGAATGATTACTGCccaaacttaaataatttaggTCCCTCGAGCTCATAAGTATACTGAGAAACGCACTAATTTACACATTTTGTTCCAGGAGCCGCGGAGTCGCCACGGGTACTGCAGCAGCTGCCTttgttatactattttatttctagcatctaaaacgaattataatttagaaGCTACTTTTCATCTCAGCGGTGTTTTTGCTATTTATGCTACTTTTGCCTTTGTCGGCACGATTTACCTTTACTTTTCTTGCctgaaactgaaaataaaactttggtGGAAATAGAATCATACTATAAAGGTgaaacaaagatatttgctgACGATTTCTTTATTAACGCCTTTAGAAAGAAACAGAGCAAATTAAGCGAAGCGAGCAAACCAATGCTAGTCAAGTAATTTATTGACTATTCACAGGGATGGTAGAGTTATCATCAGTTAGCGATCGTAAAGGCTTGCCGATACGATTATAAGcatattaattatcaaaattaagacCCAATTGATAATGAATTGTACTTGCAGGAGTTTTCGATCGCTAACTTTGTGAAGACTACTTCCCCGGATGAAAATATGAGATTTTTTACTGTACTGTGTACAGAGCACCAAATGTGCTAATAAATGATATTGTACATACTATTCTAAGCTTTAAGTTAACCTTATAAAGGCATAATAATAAACAGGGAAATTACGAATTGTAACATTAGCCAATTacttgacaaaaatattttaagaaaagaaTTAGGGttttcaaattttgtttatgatgTTTATACTTAGGTGTGATTGTAAGGCGTTTTAGTGCCTAACATCATACTGCCAATAAAATTGTGTTCGTAATAATTTACtgtttattagaataaaattgttataatttttgtgaatgttttatttgcacaagcaatattcaataatgaatgaatttaaaattggatagatacttaaaaaatacaaatccaGTAGAGGTATCAAACTATAAATAGGGGTAGTAACAGATGGGTCAGTAACTAGTGTTTTACTTTTTGTTGCCGgtgattattttactaatagggattaagtattattatttctctgcagcatttattttactatttaggTATTACTACATTATAGTAACATCGAgtgcattattattatactgcCACCATGTGAATCCTGTCTCGCtcttgagatattttttatacaaatacggctaaatgaccccactgtatctgatggtaagccgAGTGGGACCCatatagaattttaattgtCGAGAAGTTAAACAACTGTCGACACAAATTATGCCAGCCTATTTGAACCTTGTATACTCAGgctgatttcggaacgcgacgcacttatgTAGGtcaatatggcgggtttaaactcCTTGCGTACAGTAGTCTCTATCCAGGAGGATacaaaatataccctaccaccaacaaaacacCAGTACTAGCTATCTAATAGGCTGTATTTATCTGTGTTGGTCTTGAAACCTTTAGATTATTAGATTGATGAAAAGTCTACCAAATAAAATGTAGTTTGGAAAATTTGCTTAAATTTTTTGATTAGGCGTTAGTGTTGATatcattatgattattaaactttatgtaAACTCGTAGTCTCTTGCACATCGGAAAGCACCTAAGATCGTTGGTCCTTACGtttgatctctccggtcatatcggattgcctTCTCACCAGACTATATGAgtaaagaaacagagagtgcacctgtgtattgcgtacacacttatgcactataacaTCTCTtacgtacttggctgatcttcTTTGAGATCGGCCGTCGAAATTCGATTAGGAAAAATcacatgtaattaattttaaaataattactgagACATAACAAACGCTTGATGtagcataattatataatattctacacCTATATTCCTAAATTAGACAAAactgttatgttttaaaatagggAATCATattagaaagaaaaatgtaggaatgcaaaaggaattatttgattttatcatCTTTTTAACAACATATTGTCTTGTAAAACCCTGTAGAAGTCTCTTGTTTCTCCTTTCTTCGTAGTAATCCATGAATGAGGTCGATCACAGTTAGGATGGAATTGGTGCTCTGGTGTTAAGACTTTTGATTCCATATCTTTGATATCCTTCCCACTTAATTTTAGTTCTTCAACGCTCAAATAATCATCTTCTTGTATTGGCTTCTCTGTTGTACTGATTACAACTATATCCGTTGTTCGATCTTCACCAGGATCGCATAAATCTAGTCCAAAATCTGCAAAAtacagacattaaaattaaaccgtACCTCGGTAatgacaattaattataattgcaaagATCTAAATCCTATCCTAAAAGTTGTAGATCCTTGTACTAGACATATTTGTTTACAGCATGGCTTGGCTCGACCAGGGTCCAGTGTATCGCAGAAACCAACATGAAGTGACAGCTTGTAACTGCCTTTCATAAGGTTTTCTAAGGCACGAAAATCCTTCCTTAACTGATTCATGCTTTAAACCTAAGTTTAGACGACCTTGTTCTTGcggcaatatattttacaagagATATATATTCCTGGgactatttcaataattctaaataCAGGCGCATGCccaacaaacataataatttcaacTGCTAAAAGTTCTTTTGCTAAACTAAACCTCACTAAAGGCTGATAGCGCATTCATGACTCCTCTGATATGTAAGTG from Manduca sexta isolate Smith_Timp_Sample1 unplaced genomic scaffold, JHU_Msex_v1.0 HiC_scaffold_1533, whole genome shotgun sequence carries:
- the LOC115454341 gene encoding LOW QUALITY PROTEIN: facilitated trehalose transporter Tret1 (The sequence of the model RefSeq protein was modified relative to this genomic sequence to represent the inferred CDS: inserted 1 base in 1 codon; deleted 2 bases in 1 codon), with the translated sequence FKDDHQYFQVPETPIWLLSKGRQKDALHSLCRLRGWAKPEDVQEEFDQLLQYNDVIQQCVICTKEDRLSVEDCEHKNANVFRRIMFKFKHVLLVKETMRPFTLVMAYFLFHTMSGLLPVRPNMVNICKALGMKYDSKTIVVLVGAVFILMSLLSAVIVKTIGKRKLILGSLFATALCSLGLSIYARTSISPDVFSYESITFTEKKEILPLFLFMALVCFTSLGIPWILLSEVFPFRSRGVATGTAAALCYTILFLASKTNYNLEATFHLSGVFAIYATFAFVGTIYLYXFLPETENKTLVEIESYYKGETKIFADDFFINAFRKKQSKLSEASKPMLVK